A window of the Megalopta genalis isolate 19385.01 chromosome 2, iyMegGena1_principal, whole genome shotgun sequence genome harbors these coding sequences:
- the ush gene encoding zinc finger protein ush isoform X3, with amino-acid sequence MTSREGEDEEWSDSERTPSVSSGVEGGGSAVSSPVAPAVEEESSLPPPPRLNHPSSVSVSIANSTADDIRLRLSVLSEDARKRLASLTEDIEVTRSLRDRHATSKPNQTRESSPKDADEEAMVVVKEEDCQPRSASSSSSSIRRRDSVCRRDSEDSSRRSNADDPPSEKKPKLDDEGTPRLRLNASLATDPALRPAAVAALTVKPENTSPPNPVPPLPAGLQNAIASGRLFVLPTDGKETITVEPARPAPLICPPCGIRFSSASTLEAHRTFYCAHRPRLEEETTNDEDEEKTSKFEVRKAYACPHCSYSADKKVSLNRHMRMHAASPAPSTVQPAPTVAVAAAAAAAAAAAAAAAAAVAPAAGAATTANGSLNEEAERYCRNCDIKFSSLKTYRAHKTHYCSTRHVVKDTPPASAASSSVKASPPTSASPGDSPPPQPCLALPTNPILIVPYSLFRGASVLAAPTLPAPDTACFLLPNGHLQPMTRGLAATAPNTVVEPPPVLRAANKPTTPASVVASSASPPGSVPLDLSVRKSPAHQDEKENRVSPAPSSLPPPPGSPRSRGSGSPRARSIASTPTTVGGTVPPPPPTELALRLAELPPPTVPGVLVKQGVSRCKECNIVFCRHENFVAHKKHYCQARETTVSNSPPPPGTPSPPLVQLICAACGIKFASMDNLVAHQAFYCPKRPEPQEHHSRCTKCKAVVEPGSTHACNSGTTGGWRCPVCGAVSPTAGAAQRHMDAHQGVKAFRCTICRYKGNTLRGMRTHIKMHFEKRGTDLQEENYITCVLDDETVLPTPEPAPATTPEDVPAEVQVNGKTEVRKSSPQPPPPPPPPTVTNKVKQEREDTPPPEESLDPNKSGPRYCRSCDISFNYLSTFLAHKKFYCSSHAGEASNNNNNNNNNNNSSSHATPPPSGRTEASVL; translated from the exons GGGAGGACGAGGAATGGAGCGACTCGGAGAGGACACCGTCGGTGAGCAGCGGCGTGGAGGGCGGAGGATCGGCGGTTTCCAGCCCGGTCGCGCCGGCCGTCGAGGAAGAATCGAGCCTTCCGCCACCGCCGAGACTGAACCACCCTTcctcggtctcggtctcgatCGCGAATTCGACCGCCGACGATATCAGACTGAGGCTCAGCGTGCTCTCCGAAGACGCGAGAAAGCGGCTGGCTAGTCTTACCGAAGATATCGAG GTTACCAGAAGCCTGAGAGACCGACATGCTACCTCGAAGCCCAATCAGACCCGAGAGTCGAGTCCCAAAGACGCGGACGAGGAGGCGATGGTCGTGGTCAAGGAGGAGGATTGTCAGCCGAGATCggcgtcgtcctcgtcgtcctcgATTCGGCGGAGAGACTCCGTTTGCAGGAGAGACTCCGAGGACTCCTCGAGGCGATCGAACGCGGACGATCCGCCTTCGGAGAAGAAACCGAAGCTCGACGACGAAGGAACACCAAGACTGAGACTCAATGCTAGTCTGGCGACGGATCCCGCGCTTCGACCCGCCGCCGTTGCCGCGCTCACCGTCAAACCGGAGAATACCTCGCCGCCAAACCCTGTCCCACCTTTGCCCGCCGGCTTGCAGAACG CAATCGCCTCGGGCCGGCTGTTCGTGCTGCCAACGGACGGCAAGGAGACGATCACGGTGGAGCCAGCCAGGCCCGCGCCCCTGATCTGTCCACCCTGCGGCATCCGTTTCAGTTCGGCCAGCACCCTCGAAGCTCACCGCACGTTCTACTGCGCGCACCGTCCTCGACTGGAAGAGGAAACGACGaacgacgaggacgaggagaAGACGAGCAAGTTCGAGGTCAGAAAGGCGTACGCGTGCCCGCACTGCTCTTACAGCGCGGACAAGAAAGTGTCCCTGAACAGACACATGAGAATGCACGCGGCGTCGCCGGCGCCATCCACGGTGCAACCAGCCCcgaccgtcgccgtcgccgcggcAGCGGCCGCCGCTGCGgctgccgcggccgcggccgctgcCGCGGTCGCACCGGCGGCAGGCGCCGCGACCACCGCGAACGGCTCGTTGAACGAGGAAGCGGAGAGATACTGTAGAAACTGCGACATCAAGTTCAGCTCGCTCAAGACTTACAGGGCCCACAAGACCCACTATTGCAGTACCAGGCACGTGGTGAAGGATACGCCGCCGGCTAGCGCGGCATCCTCGTCGGTGAAGGCGTCGCCGCCGACGAGCGCGAGTCCCGGGGactcgccgccgccgcagccctGCCTGGCACTGCCCACCAACCCCATCCTTATCGTACCGTACTCGCTTTTTCGGGGAGCTAGCGTGCTGGCTGCGCCGACCCTGCCTGCTCCCGACACCGCTTGCTTCCTCCTGCCAAATG GTCACCTTCAGCCGATGACGAGAGGCCTCGCCGCGACAGCGCCCAATACCGTGGTGGAGCCTCCGCCGGTTCTCAGAGCAGCGAACAAGCCGACGACGCCAGCGTCGGTCGTAGCGTCGTCCGCGTCGCCACCTGGTTCGGTTCCCCTGGACCTCAGCGTCCGGAAATCGCCGGCGCACCAGGACGAGAAGGAGAACAGGGTGTCGCCCGCGCCCTCGTCGTTGCCTCCGCCGCCGGGCAGCCCGAGATCCAGAGGAAGCGGCAGTCCCAGGGCAAGGTCGATCGCTTCCACTCCGACAACGGTTGGCGGCACTGTCCCACCACCCCCGCCGACAGAGCTGGCTCTGAGATTAGCGGAGCTGCCTCCGCCCACTGTTCCCGGAGTCCTTGTCAAACAAGGCGTCTCCAG GTGTAAGGAGTGCAACATCGTTTTCTGCCGTCACGAGAACTTCGTCGCGCACAAGAAACACTACTGCCAAGCAAGGGAGACGACCGTCAGCAACAGTCCACCACCACCGGGCACACCTTCGCCCCCTTTGGTCCAGTTGATATGCGCAGCCTGCGGCATAAAGTTCGCCTCCATGGACAACCTGGTGGCCCATCAAGCGTTCTACTGTCCCAAGAGGCCGGAACCGCAGGAACATCATTCGAGATGCACCAAATGCAAG GCTGTCGTCGAGCCTGGATCCACCCACGCGTGCAACAGTGGAACAACCGGAGGTTGGAGATGTCCCGTCTGCGGTGCGGTGAGTCCCACGGCGGGTGCTGCGCAGCGTCACATGGACGCTCATCAGGGTGTGAAGGCTTTCAGATGCACGATCTGTCGCTACAAGGGTAACACGTTGCGCGGCATGAGAACGCATATAAAAATGCACTTTGAGAAGCGAGGAACCGACCTGCAG GAGGAGAATTACATAACGTGCGTACTGGACGACGAAACGGTGCTGCCGACACCGGAACCGGCTCCGGCCACGACGCCGGAAGACGTTCCCGCGGAAGTGCAGGTGAACGGCAAGACCGAGGTGCGGAAGAGCAGTCCCCAGCCTCCGCCACCCCCGCCACCGCCAACGGTGACGAACAAGGTGAAGCAAGAACGAGAGGACACGCCGCCGCCCGAAGAGAGCCTGGATCCCAACAAGAGCGGGCCCAGATACTGTCGATCGTGCGACATCAGCTTCAACTATCTGAGCACGTTCTTAGCGCACAAGAAGTTTTACTGCTCGAGCCACGCCGGCGAGgcgagcaacaacaacaacaacaacaataacaacaacaactcGAGCAGCCACGCCACGCCACCGCCGAGTGGCAGGACTGAAGCATCTGTACTTTAA
- the ush gene encoding zinc finger protein ush isoform X2, whose translation MSRRKQSNPKPLKREDEEWSDSERTPSVSSGVEGGGSAVSSPVAPAVEEESSLPPPPRLNHPSSVSVSIANSTADDIRLRLSVLSEDARKRLASLTEDIEVTRSLRDRHATSKPNQTRESSPKDADEEAMVVVKEEDCQPRSASSSSSSIRRRDSVCRRDSEDSSRRSNADDPPSEKKPKLDDEGTPRLRLNASLATDPALRPAAVAALTVKPENTSPPNPVPPLPAGLQNAIASGRLFVLPTDGKETITVEPARPAPLICPPCGIRFSSASTLEAHRTFYCAHRPRLEEETTNDEDEEKTSKFEVRKAYACPHCSYSADKKVSLNRHMRMHAASPAPSTVQPAPTVAVAAAAAAAAAAAAAAAAAVAPAAGAATTANGSLNEEAERYCRNCDIKFSSLKTYRAHKTHYCSTRHVVKDTPPASAASSSVKASPPTSASPGDSPPPQPCLALPTNPILIVPYSLFRGASVLAAPTLPAPDTACFLLPNGHLQPMTRGLAATAPNTVVEPPPVLRAANKPTTPASVVASSASPPGSVPLDLSVRKSPAHQDEKENRVSPAPSSLPPPPGSPRSRGSGSPRARSIASTPTTVGGTVPPPPPTELALRLAELPPPTVPGVLVKQGVSRCKECNIVFCRHENFVAHKKHYCQARETTVSNSPPPPGTPSPPLVQLICAACGIKFASMDNLVAHQAFYCPKRPEPQEHHSRCTKCKAVVEPGSTHACNSGTTGGWRCPVCGAVSPTAGAAQRHMDAHQGVKAFRCTICRYKGNTLRGMRTHIKMHFEKRGTDLQEENYITCVLDDETVLPTPEPAPATTPEDVPAEVQVNGKTEVRKSSPQPPPPPPPPTVTNKVKQEREDTPPPEESLDPNKSGPRYCRSCDISFNYLSTFLAHKKFYCSSHAGEASNNNNNNNNNNNSSSHATPPPSGRTEASVL comes from the exons GGGAGGACGAGGAATGGAGCGACTCGGAGAGGACACCGTCGGTGAGCAGCGGCGTGGAGGGCGGAGGATCGGCGGTTTCCAGCCCGGTCGCGCCGGCCGTCGAGGAAGAATCGAGCCTTCCGCCACCGCCGAGACTGAACCACCCTTcctcggtctcggtctcgatCGCGAATTCGACCGCCGACGATATCAGACTGAGGCTCAGCGTGCTCTCCGAAGACGCGAGAAAGCGGCTGGCTAGTCTTACCGAAGATATCGAG GTTACCAGAAGCCTGAGAGACCGACATGCTACCTCGAAGCCCAATCAGACCCGAGAGTCGAGTCCCAAAGACGCGGACGAGGAGGCGATGGTCGTGGTCAAGGAGGAGGATTGTCAGCCGAGATCggcgtcgtcctcgtcgtcctcgATTCGGCGGAGAGACTCCGTTTGCAGGAGAGACTCCGAGGACTCCTCGAGGCGATCGAACGCGGACGATCCGCCTTCGGAGAAGAAACCGAAGCTCGACGACGAAGGAACACCAAGACTGAGACTCAATGCTAGTCTGGCGACGGATCCCGCGCTTCGACCCGCCGCCGTTGCCGCGCTCACCGTCAAACCGGAGAATACCTCGCCGCCAAACCCTGTCCCACCTTTGCCCGCCGGCTTGCAGAACG CAATCGCCTCGGGCCGGCTGTTCGTGCTGCCAACGGACGGCAAGGAGACGATCACGGTGGAGCCAGCCAGGCCCGCGCCCCTGATCTGTCCACCCTGCGGCATCCGTTTCAGTTCGGCCAGCACCCTCGAAGCTCACCGCACGTTCTACTGCGCGCACCGTCCTCGACTGGAAGAGGAAACGACGaacgacgaggacgaggagaAGACGAGCAAGTTCGAGGTCAGAAAGGCGTACGCGTGCCCGCACTGCTCTTACAGCGCGGACAAGAAAGTGTCCCTGAACAGACACATGAGAATGCACGCGGCGTCGCCGGCGCCATCCACGGTGCAACCAGCCCcgaccgtcgccgtcgccgcggcAGCGGCCGCCGCTGCGgctgccgcggccgcggccgctgcCGCGGTCGCACCGGCGGCAGGCGCCGCGACCACCGCGAACGGCTCGTTGAACGAGGAAGCGGAGAGATACTGTAGAAACTGCGACATCAAGTTCAGCTCGCTCAAGACTTACAGGGCCCACAAGACCCACTATTGCAGTACCAGGCACGTGGTGAAGGATACGCCGCCGGCTAGCGCGGCATCCTCGTCGGTGAAGGCGTCGCCGCCGACGAGCGCGAGTCCCGGGGactcgccgccgccgcagccctGCCTGGCACTGCCCACCAACCCCATCCTTATCGTACCGTACTCGCTTTTTCGGGGAGCTAGCGTGCTGGCTGCGCCGACCCTGCCTGCTCCCGACACCGCTTGCTTCCTCCTGCCAAATG GTCACCTTCAGCCGATGACGAGAGGCCTCGCCGCGACAGCGCCCAATACCGTGGTGGAGCCTCCGCCGGTTCTCAGAGCAGCGAACAAGCCGACGACGCCAGCGTCGGTCGTAGCGTCGTCCGCGTCGCCACCTGGTTCGGTTCCCCTGGACCTCAGCGTCCGGAAATCGCCGGCGCACCAGGACGAGAAGGAGAACAGGGTGTCGCCCGCGCCCTCGTCGTTGCCTCCGCCGCCGGGCAGCCCGAGATCCAGAGGAAGCGGCAGTCCCAGGGCAAGGTCGATCGCTTCCACTCCGACAACGGTTGGCGGCACTGTCCCACCACCCCCGCCGACAGAGCTGGCTCTGAGATTAGCGGAGCTGCCTCCGCCCACTGTTCCCGGAGTCCTTGTCAAACAAGGCGTCTCCAG GTGTAAGGAGTGCAACATCGTTTTCTGCCGTCACGAGAACTTCGTCGCGCACAAGAAACACTACTGCCAAGCAAGGGAGACGACCGTCAGCAACAGTCCACCACCACCGGGCACACCTTCGCCCCCTTTGGTCCAGTTGATATGCGCAGCCTGCGGCATAAAGTTCGCCTCCATGGACAACCTGGTGGCCCATCAAGCGTTCTACTGTCCCAAGAGGCCGGAACCGCAGGAACATCATTCGAGATGCACCAAATGCAAG GCTGTCGTCGAGCCTGGATCCACCCACGCGTGCAACAGTGGAACAACCGGAGGTTGGAGATGTCCCGTCTGCGGTGCGGTGAGTCCCACGGCGGGTGCTGCGCAGCGTCACATGGACGCTCATCAGGGTGTGAAGGCTTTCAGATGCACGATCTGTCGCTACAAGGGTAACACGTTGCGCGGCATGAGAACGCATATAAAAATGCACTTTGAGAAGCGAGGAACCGACCTGCAG GAGGAGAATTACATAACGTGCGTACTGGACGACGAAACGGTGCTGCCGACACCGGAACCGGCTCCGGCCACGACGCCGGAAGACGTTCCCGCGGAAGTGCAGGTGAACGGCAAGACCGAGGTGCGGAAGAGCAGTCCCCAGCCTCCGCCACCCCCGCCACCGCCAACGGTGACGAACAAGGTGAAGCAAGAACGAGAGGACACGCCGCCGCCCGAAGAGAGCCTGGATCCCAACAAGAGCGGGCCCAGATACTGTCGATCGTGCGACATCAGCTTCAACTATCTGAGCACGTTCTTAGCGCACAAGAAGTTTTACTGCTCGAGCCACGCCGGCGAGgcgagcaacaacaacaacaacaacaataacaacaacaactcGAGCAGCCACGCCACGCCACCGCCGAGTGGCAGGACTGAAGCATCTGTACTTTAA
- the ush gene encoding zinc finger protein ush isoform X1: MSILLWRQRRASQLRAETTLPLTREDEEWSDSERTPSVSSGVEGGGSAVSSPVAPAVEEESSLPPPPRLNHPSSVSVSIANSTADDIRLRLSVLSEDARKRLASLTEDIEVTRSLRDRHATSKPNQTRESSPKDADEEAMVVVKEEDCQPRSASSSSSSIRRRDSVCRRDSEDSSRRSNADDPPSEKKPKLDDEGTPRLRLNASLATDPALRPAAVAALTVKPENTSPPNPVPPLPAGLQNAIASGRLFVLPTDGKETITVEPARPAPLICPPCGIRFSSASTLEAHRTFYCAHRPRLEEETTNDEDEEKTSKFEVRKAYACPHCSYSADKKVSLNRHMRMHAASPAPSTVQPAPTVAVAAAAAAAAAAAAAAAAAVAPAAGAATTANGSLNEEAERYCRNCDIKFSSLKTYRAHKTHYCSTRHVVKDTPPASAASSSVKASPPTSASPGDSPPPQPCLALPTNPILIVPYSLFRGASVLAAPTLPAPDTACFLLPNGHLQPMTRGLAATAPNTVVEPPPVLRAANKPTTPASVVASSASPPGSVPLDLSVRKSPAHQDEKENRVSPAPSSLPPPPGSPRSRGSGSPRARSIASTPTTVGGTVPPPPPTELALRLAELPPPTVPGVLVKQGVSRCKECNIVFCRHENFVAHKKHYCQARETTVSNSPPPPGTPSPPLVQLICAACGIKFASMDNLVAHQAFYCPKRPEPQEHHSRCTKCKAVVEPGSTHACNSGTTGGWRCPVCGAVSPTAGAAQRHMDAHQGVKAFRCTICRYKGNTLRGMRTHIKMHFEKRGTDLQEENYITCVLDDETVLPTPEPAPATTPEDVPAEVQVNGKTEVRKSSPQPPPPPPPPTVTNKVKQEREDTPPPEESLDPNKSGPRYCRSCDISFNYLSTFLAHKKFYCSSHAGEASNNNNNNNNNNNSSSHATPPPSGRTEASVL; the protein is encoded by the exons GGGAGGACGAGGAATGGAGCGACTCGGAGAGGACACCGTCGGTGAGCAGCGGCGTGGAGGGCGGAGGATCGGCGGTTTCCAGCCCGGTCGCGCCGGCCGTCGAGGAAGAATCGAGCCTTCCGCCACCGCCGAGACTGAACCACCCTTcctcggtctcggtctcgatCGCGAATTCGACCGCCGACGATATCAGACTGAGGCTCAGCGTGCTCTCCGAAGACGCGAGAAAGCGGCTGGCTAGTCTTACCGAAGATATCGAG GTTACCAGAAGCCTGAGAGACCGACATGCTACCTCGAAGCCCAATCAGACCCGAGAGTCGAGTCCCAAAGACGCGGACGAGGAGGCGATGGTCGTGGTCAAGGAGGAGGATTGTCAGCCGAGATCggcgtcgtcctcgtcgtcctcgATTCGGCGGAGAGACTCCGTTTGCAGGAGAGACTCCGAGGACTCCTCGAGGCGATCGAACGCGGACGATCCGCCTTCGGAGAAGAAACCGAAGCTCGACGACGAAGGAACACCAAGACTGAGACTCAATGCTAGTCTGGCGACGGATCCCGCGCTTCGACCCGCCGCCGTTGCCGCGCTCACCGTCAAACCGGAGAATACCTCGCCGCCAAACCCTGTCCCACCTTTGCCCGCCGGCTTGCAGAACG CAATCGCCTCGGGCCGGCTGTTCGTGCTGCCAACGGACGGCAAGGAGACGATCACGGTGGAGCCAGCCAGGCCCGCGCCCCTGATCTGTCCACCCTGCGGCATCCGTTTCAGTTCGGCCAGCACCCTCGAAGCTCACCGCACGTTCTACTGCGCGCACCGTCCTCGACTGGAAGAGGAAACGACGaacgacgaggacgaggagaAGACGAGCAAGTTCGAGGTCAGAAAGGCGTACGCGTGCCCGCACTGCTCTTACAGCGCGGACAAGAAAGTGTCCCTGAACAGACACATGAGAATGCACGCGGCGTCGCCGGCGCCATCCACGGTGCAACCAGCCCcgaccgtcgccgtcgccgcggcAGCGGCCGCCGCTGCGgctgccgcggccgcggccgctgcCGCGGTCGCACCGGCGGCAGGCGCCGCGACCACCGCGAACGGCTCGTTGAACGAGGAAGCGGAGAGATACTGTAGAAACTGCGACATCAAGTTCAGCTCGCTCAAGACTTACAGGGCCCACAAGACCCACTATTGCAGTACCAGGCACGTGGTGAAGGATACGCCGCCGGCTAGCGCGGCATCCTCGTCGGTGAAGGCGTCGCCGCCGACGAGCGCGAGTCCCGGGGactcgccgccgccgcagccctGCCTGGCACTGCCCACCAACCCCATCCTTATCGTACCGTACTCGCTTTTTCGGGGAGCTAGCGTGCTGGCTGCGCCGACCCTGCCTGCTCCCGACACCGCTTGCTTCCTCCTGCCAAATG GTCACCTTCAGCCGATGACGAGAGGCCTCGCCGCGACAGCGCCCAATACCGTGGTGGAGCCTCCGCCGGTTCTCAGAGCAGCGAACAAGCCGACGACGCCAGCGTCGGTCGTAGCGTCGTCCGCGTCGCCACCTGGTTCGGTTCCCCTGGACCTCAGCGTCCGGAAATCGCCGGCGCACCAGGACGAGAAGGAGAACAGGGTGTCGCCCGCGCCCTCGTCGTTGCCTCCGCCGCCGGGCAGCCCGAGATCCAGAGGAAGCGGCAGTCCCAGGGCAAGGTCGATCGCTTCCACTCCGACAACGGTTGGCGGCACTGTCCCACCACCCCCGCCGACAGAGCTGGCTCTGAGATTAGCGGAGCTGCCTCCGCCCACTGTTCCCGGAGTCCTTGTCAAACAAGGCGTCTCCAG GTGTAAGGAGTGCAACATCGTTTTCTGCCGTCACGAGAACTTCGTCGCGCACAAGAAACACTACTGCCAAGCAAGGGAGACGACCGTCAGCAACAGTCCACCACCACCGGGCACACCTTCGCCCCCTTTGGTCCAGTTGATATGCGCAGCCTGCGGCATAAAGTTCGCCTCCATGGACAACCTGGTGGCCCATCAAGCGTTCTACTGTCCCAAGAGGCCGGAACCGCAGGAACATCATTCGAGATGCACCAAATGCAAG GCTGTCGTCGAGCCTGGATCCACCCACGCGTGCAACAGTGGAACAACCGGAGGTTGGAGATGTCCCGTCTGCGGTGCGGTGAGTCCCACGGCGGGTGCTGCGCAGCGTCACATGGACGCTCATCAGGGTGTGAAGGCTTTCAGATGCACGATCTGTCGCTACAAGGGTAACACGTTGCGCGGCATGAGAACGCATATAAAAATGCACTTTGAGAAGCGAGGAACCGACCTGCAG GAGGAGAATTACATAACGTGCGTACTGGACGACGAAACGGTGCTGCCGACACCGGAACCGGCTCCGGCCACGACGCCGGAAGACGTTCCCGCGGAAGTGCAGGTGAACGGCAAGACCGAGGTGCGGAAGAGCAGTCCCCAGCCTCCGCCACCCCCGCCACCGCCAACGGTGACGAACAAGGTGAAGCAAGAACGAGAGGACACGCCGCCGCCCGAAGAGAGCCTGGATCCCAACAAGAGCGGGCCCAGATACTGTCGATCGTGCGACATCAGCTTCAACTATCTGAGCACGTTCTTAGCGCACAAGAAGTTTTACTGCTCGAGCCACGCCGGCGAGgcgagcaacaacaacaacaacaacaataacaacaacaactcGAGCAGCCACGCCACGCCACCGCCGAGTGGCAGGACTGAAGCATCTGTACTTTAA